The following proteins are encoded in a genomic region of Macrobrachium rosenbergii isolate ZJJX-2024 chromosome 31, ASM4041242v1, whole genome shotgun sequence:
- the LOC136855279 gene encoding uncharacterized protein has translation MLKNMGEAAETVYLMIVNKTYVEKSQTEKWNRKPMSWQIPLSYSPPPYSKKGIKEISWHGNKKYLQNREAESIFKGLLRFIEHENGTYREGDPFLFSVLMENLATLGFCPKQPGDIQLQKTQQSLYLTEGKCKELGLKINTNKTKAMAIKHTRPPNNLSIMGKPIEWVSDFMYLGVNINHKLSPANEIQHLKQKTICRLNAMRRISSLRQGASSHLLRMFYIQTTCSVVEYAVPALTKMTHPQVCSLEVIQNNAMKIIAGAPVWTKLCLLRAETNLLPLPSRIDQRNALTIVKTLKGGRDCPLRNKIARILNLHEELSPPRNYVGNLLATLRRVNMQEAAAATKRETPSDNYVEPPPWMPIPFKFHFTLLPANKQHCSPAQLRQAAQTAINNTAAPNVYYTDGSVDRNIPAAAAAVVSSSLKASWRLSNNASTLQTELVSIQKALEDSLNQAGNTTIHTDSKCAILAIKNQSHTENVHILTSIKAAAFAHQSNGRQVTLNWIPSHIGIVGNEEADQLAKSTLQCNTISIALNQSLTQMKQNIFRYCQNEAHSEIRQTDATSHLH, from the exons ATGCTCAAGAATATGGGCGAAGCTGCAGAGACAGTATACCTAATGATAGTCAATAAAACCTACGTCGAAAAGAGTCAGACCGAGAAATGGAACCG AAAGCCTATGAGTTGGCAAATTCCACTGTCATACTCTCCACCACCTTACTCAAAAAAAGGCATAAAGGAAATCTCTTGGCATGGAAACAAAAAGTACCTCCAGAATCGAGAAGCAGAGTCTATTTTCAAGGGCCTACTCAGGTTCATTGAACATGAAAATGGGACATACAGGGAAGGTGATCCCtttctcttcagtgtcctcatgGAAAATCTTGCTACACTGGGCTTCTGCCCAAAG CAACCAGGAGACATTCAACTGCAAAAAACCCAGCAATCACTATACCTGACTGAAGGTAAGTGCAAAGAACTCGGCCTCAAAATCAACACGAACAAAACTAAAGCTATGGCCATCAAGCACACACGCCCACCCAATAATCTCTCCATCATGGGAAAACCCATAGAATGGGTGAGTGACTTCATGTACCTGGGAGTTAATATAAATCACAAACTCTCACCGGCAAATGAAATACAACACTTGAAGCAAAAGACCATATGCCGCCTAAATGCGATGAGAAGAATCTCTTCACTTCGCCAAGGTGCATCAAGTCATCTACTTAGAATGTTCTACATTCAAACCACCTGCTCTGTAGTGGAATATGCGGTGCCGGCGCTCACAAAGATGACACACCCTCAGGTCTGCTCACTTGAAGTGATtcaaaacaatgcaatgaaaatcaTTGCAGGGGCCCCAGTGTGGACAAAACTCTGCCTACTCAGAGCAGAAACTaaccttctccctctcccatCCAGAATTGATCAAAGGAATGCCCTCACCATAGTCAAAACCTTGAAAGGTGGTAGGGATTGCCCCTTGAGGAACAAAATAGCCAGAATCTTAAACCTGCATGAGGAACTCAGTCCTCCCAGGAATTATGTAGGGAACCTCCTCGCCACTCTGAGAAGGGTCAACATGCAAGAAGCTGCTGCTGCAACTAAGAGGGAAACACCCAGCGACAACTATGTTGAACCTCCTCCTTGGATGCCCATCCCCTTCaaattccatttcactcttctcCCAGCAAATAAGCAACACTGCTCTCCAGCACAACTCAGACAAGCAGCACAAACAGCCATAAACAACACAGCTGCTCCCAATGTCTACTACACAGATGGGTCAGTGGACCGGAATATACCAGCTGCAGCTGCAGCAGTAgtctcctcctccctaaaagcTAGCTGGAGACTTTCAAACAATGCCTCCACCCTGCAAACGGAACTAGTCAGCATCCAGAAGGCACTAGAGGACTCTCTAAACCAGGCAGGAAACACGACAATCCACACCGATTCAAAGTGTGCAATTCTTGCCATAAAGAATCAGTCACACACTGAAAATGTCCACATCCTAACCAGCATAAAAGCTGCAGCCTTCGCTCATCAGAGCAATGGAAGGCAAGTGACACTAAATTGGATTCCCAGTCACATAGGAATCGTAGGAAACGAAGAGGCAGATCAACTTGCAAAAAGCACTCTACAATGCAATACAATCAGTATTGCCCTAAATCAGTCCctcacacaaatgaaacaaaatattttcaggtacTGCCAAAATGAAGCCCACAGCGAAATTCGTCAG ACAGATGCAACCAGCCACCTCCACTGA